The Elaeis guineensis isolate ETL-2024a chromosome 13, EG11, whole genome shotgun sequence genome includes a region encoding these proteins:
- the LOC105055996 gene encoding pentatricopeptide repeat-containing protein At3g29290, with translation MMLLRGCPETCITSYGSPLESSSFKRKRSQVPFYYHQLNFLLGKERICRNLLIVDGSVLSMVAKSGRWDGSKPLEMSGISYLLFSRRRDNLVTFSSFKAGLVYEKEASMSPWNQENQFIADNNEDMQPPFVTPVVPEELIIEPRSGPSSTNSAREHHLSEVKLHYLEERDEETLSKRILSLSRSNKGRSALELYTSMEVSGLQPNAHACNSLLSCLLRNGSLRDALRVFETLRKKEIATGHTYSLILKAVASVQGCDSALEMFDALEEEGISKKKFDAIVYNTMISVCGKAKKWVETERMWRKLRQNAFRGTKITYDLLISTFVQCGQTELAVDAYHEMIQNGLEPNEDIMKAIIASCTKEGNWALALNIFRKMLNDGIKPNIITFNSMINCLAKAGEGDLAFSIYDMMKSSGHTPDTYTWSALLCALYRSNRYADALQLFEGIKTEQHSQLNAQIYNSALMSCQRLGLWERSLQLLWQMEISGMQMSTVSYNHAIGACEVAREPHVALQVYQHMVHRKCAPDTFTYLSLIRTCVWGSLWTEVEEILEHVEPNSSLYNALIHGFCLRGKITLAKKLYMKMRSIGLKPDGRTRALMLQHLPNNRDG, from the exons ATGATGTTGTTGCGTGGTTGCCCTGAAACCTGCATAACATCTTATGGCTCTCCTTTAGAAAGCAGttcattcaaaagaaaaagatcccAGGTACCATTTTACTACCATCAACTGAATTTTCTATTGGGCAAAGAGAGAATCTGCCGAAATCTCCTTATAGTGGATGGATCAGTGTTGTCTATGGTGGCCAAAAGTGGTAGATGGGATGGATCCAAGCCTCTGGAGATGTCAGGAATTAGTTATCTTCTCTTCTCTAGAAGAAGGGATAATCTGGTGACTTTTTCCAGTTTTAAAGCTGGACTTGTTTATGAGAAAGAAGCCAGCATGTCTCCATGGAATCAGGAAAACCAGTTCATCGCTGATAATAATGAAGACATGCAGCCACCTTTTGTGACTCCAGTGGTTCCAGAGGAGCTTATCATTGAGCCAAGAAGTGGGCCATCTTCCACTAACTCAGCAAGGGAACACCATCTTTCTGAAGTGAAATTGCACTATTTAGAAGAAAGGGATGAAGAGACATTATCAAAAAGGATTTTGAGCCTTAGCAGATCTAATAAAGGCAGAAGTGCCTTGGAATTATATACGTCAATGGAAGTCTCTGGCCTTCAACCGAATGCACATGCTTGCAACTCTCTTCTCTCTTGTCTTCTGAGAAATGGATCACTTAGGGATGCATTGAGGGTTTTTGAGacgttaagaaagaaagaaattgcTACAGGCCATACATATAGCTTGATACTCAAGGCTGTTGCCAGTGTTCAAGGTTGCGATTCTGCCTTGGAAATGTTTGATGCATTGGAAGAAGAAGGCATATCAAAGAAAAAGTTTGATGCTATTGTTTATAATACAATGATATCGGTATGTGGAAAAGCAAAGAAGTGGGTTGAGACAGAGAGAATGTGGAGAAAACTCAGGCAGAATGCTTTTAGAGGGACAAAAATTACGTATGACCTGCTTATCAGCACTTTTGTGCAGTGTGGTCAGACAGAACTAGCAGTTGATGCTTACCATGAAATGATTCAAAATGGACTGGAACCAAATGAGGATATTATGAAAGCAATAATTGCTTCTTGCACTAAGGAAGGGAACTGGGCATTGGCTCTGAACATTTTTCGAAAAATGTTGAATGATGGAATCAAGCCAAATATCATTACCTTCAACTCAATGATCAACTGCCTTGCAAAGGCTGGGGAAGGAGACCTtgcatttagtatttatgatatgATGAAGTCGTCGGGGCACACACCTGATACATATACATGGAGTGCATTGCTCTGTGCCTTATACAGATCTAACAGATATGCCGATGCCCTACAACTTTTTGAGGGAATTAAAACAGAACAGCATTCTCAGCTAAATGCTCAAATATACAACAGTGCTTTAATGTCTTGTCAAAGGCTTGGTTTATGGGAGCGTTCATTACAGCTTTTATGGCAGATGGAAATAAGTGGAATGCAAATGTCAACTGTATCTTATAATCATGCAATCGGTGCTTGTGAGGTTGCGAGGGAGCCACATGTTGCCTTGCAAGTCTACCAGCATATGGTTCACAGAAAGTGTGCACCAGATACATTCACATACCTATCATTGATAAGGACTTGTGTTTGGGGATCTCTTTGGACCGAAGTGGAGGAAATCCTGGAG CATGTTGAACCAAATTCTTCCCTCTACAATGCACTTATTCATGGATTTTGTTTACGAGGCAAGATCACCTTAGCAAAGAAGTTGTATATGAAGATGCGCAGTATTGGCCTTAAACCAGATGGCAGAACAAGAGCCTTGATGCTTCAGCACCTGCCAAATAATAGAGATGGGTAG